In Rhinatrema bivittatum chromosome 1, aRhiBiv1.1, whole genome shotgun sequence, a single genomic region encodes these proteins:
- the MRPS36 gene encoding 28S ribosomal protein S36, mitochondrial isoform X1 → MGSKMAAASRVVQAVKPHAQLIKFPERKNSPRPDVQEALKSMLLGSTASQSLGAKPPGLHNTSPLSKVQGTPDTLDLVRTLPQKYRRKAVSAEEMEYIQGGRHPV, encoded by the exons ATGGGcagcaaaatggcagcggccagtAGGGTCGTTCAG GCTGTGAAGCCACATGCACAATTAATCAAGTTTCCTGAGAGAAAAAACAGCCCTAGGCCTGATG TGCAAGAAGCATTAAAATCAATGCTATTAGGATCCACAGCTTCACAATCTTTAGGTGCTAAACCTCCAGGTCTTCACAATACGTCACCCTTAAGCAAAGTGCAAGGCACACCAGATACTTTGGACTTAGTAAGAACATTACCTCAAAAATACCGGAGGAAAGCGGTGTCTGCAGAGGAGATGGAATATATTCAA GGTGGTAGACATCCTGTTTAG
- the MRPS36 gene encoding 28S ribosomal protein S36, mitochondrial isoform X2, producing MGSKMAAASRVVQAVKPHAQLIKFPERKNSPRPDVQEALKSMLLGSTASQSLGAKPPGLHNTSPLSKVQGTPDTLDLVRTLPQKYRRKAVSAEEMEYIQRGGPE from the exons ATGGGcagcaaaatggcagcggccagtAGGGTCGTTCAG GCTGTGAAGCCACATGCACAATTAATCAAGTTTCCTGAGAGAAAAAACAGCCCTAGGCCTGATG TGCAAGAAGCATTAAAATCAATGCTATTAGGATCCACAGCTTCACAATCTTTAGGTGCTAAACCTCCAGGTCTTCACAATACGTCACCCTTAAGCAAAGTGCAAGGCACACCAGATACTTTGGACTTAGTAAGAACATTACCTCAAAAATACCGGAGGAAAGCGGTGTCTGCAGAGGAGATGGAATATATTCAA cgagGTGGTCCAGAGTGA